A section of the Gasterosteus aculeatus chromosome 10, fGasAcu3.hap1.1, whole genome shotgun sequence genome encodes:
- the prdm1b gene encoding PR domain zinc finger protein 1 isoform X1, whose amino-acid sequence MKLESPLGDMSGWREVDFVLNCTYIVPDQVSDPSFSLPKAMTSIPRNLTFEYSTDNEVMGVFSKEYIPQGTRFGPLQGVIYTKDNVPKQANRKYFWRIYSNEQLQNFIDGYDVHRSNWMRYVNPARSLAEQNLVACQNGRDIYFYTIGPVEPNQELLVWYSQEFAQRLCGQQADMKPKYTNSDEDREPECPKQHLPQTTWSTDRTKEEVKEERDEDGEENIDVEMLERDTPPDTPDTPDNHIMDFSKKVETEASAGDTEDRGIIPSPEPQHGERGPALNHRYSPDPQPAVPPQQRNLPLHLHGLYREGVSSYPIYPQSRPIHPNYQLLPPYGAHYPRLLLPSYSPPFPGMLPSRGYLRYNSYLGADGPQYPPMGQANLLPVSLPYPPPPSQGGLKELKANVSPPRGAPATPELSPLPKPDGQHHPTEQSPSGFEEAMNLSLDTIKSKAATRNGPGHKSLPYPLQKQNGKIKYECNICSKTFGQLSNLKVHLRVHSGERPFQCNLCKKSFTQLAHLQKHHLVHTGEKPHECQVCHKRFSSTSNLKTHLRLHSGEKPYQCKLCNTKFTQYIHLKLHRRLHSSRDRPYRCQLCAQAFFHRFSLRIHQCSCCLANSNMPVDVHTKQMVERFDASQEADMLTEAASAMQVEEAVERWLDRTLEGEGKEDQKEATLLLKALAAAINSPATPVAQSATPASHHSPPLACQERASVVHLHHRPTVKTEGQ is encoded by the exons ATGAAGCTGGAAAGCCCACTAGGAGACATGAGCGGGTGGAGGGAGGTGGACTTTGTCCTCAACTGCACCTACATTGTGCCAGACCAGGTGTCGGACCCCAGTTTCAGCCTGCCCAAAGCCATGACGTCCATCCCACGCAACCTCACCTTTGAATACAGCACAGACAACGAG GTGATGGGCGTCTTCAGCAAAGAGTACATTCCTCAGGGGACTCGGTTCGGCCCTCTGCAAGGGGTCATCTACACCAAAGACAACGTTCCCAAACAGGCCAACAGGAAATACTTTTGGCGG atttACAGCAATGAGCAGCTCCAAAACTTTATTGACGGCTATGACGTCCACAGGAGCAACTGGATGCGTTACGTCAACCCGGCCCGGTCTCTGGCCGAACAGAACCTGGTGGCGTGCCAGAACGGCCGGGACATCTACTTCTACACCATTGGACCGGTGGAGCCCAATCAGGAGCTGCTGGTCTGGTACAGCCAGGAGTTTGCCCAGAGGCTCTGCGGCCAGCAAGCCGACATGAAACCGA AATACACAAACTCTGATGAAGACCGAGAGCCGGAGTGTCCCAAACAGCACCTACCTCAGACGACATGGAGTACAGACAGAAcaaaggaggaggtgaaggaagagagggatgaggatggagaggagaataTCGACGTGGAGATGTTGGAGAGAGACACACCGCCTGACACGCCTGACACGCCTGACAACCACATCATGGATTTCAGCAAAAAGGTCGAGACGGAGGCGAGCGCCGGGGACACAGAGGACCGGGGCATAATTCCATCCCCTGAGCCCCAACACGGAGAGAGAGGCCCGGCCTTAAATCACCGGTACTCACCGGATCCTCAGCCCGCAGTCCCGCCCCAGCAGCGAAatctccctctccacctccacggCCTCTACAGGGAAGGTGTCTCATCCTACCCGATTTATCCCCAATCCAGACCCATCCACCCCAATTACCAGCTGCTTCCTCCCTACGGCGCGCACTatcctcgcctcctcctcccctcgtaCTCCCCTCCCTTTCCTGGAATGCTGCCCTCAAGAGGATACCTCCGATACAACAGCTACCTGGGCGCCGACGGCCCTCAGTACCCACCCATGGGCCAAGCTAATTTACTGCCGGTGTCCCTCCCCTACCCTCCCCCGCCTTCACAGGGGGGCCTGAAAGAACTCAAAGCAAACGTGTCGCCGCCGCGAGGCGCGCCAGCCACGCCAGAgctctcccctctccccaaaCCCGACGGTCAGCATCATCCTACCGAGCAGTCCCCCTCTGGGTTTGAGGAAGCCATGAATCTAAGCCTGGATACGATCAAAAGCAAAGCGGCGACACGCAACGGCCCCGGCCACAAATCGCTGCCCTACCCACTGCAGAAGCAGAATGGAAAGATCAAGTACGAATGTAACATCTGCTCAAAGACTTTCGGACAGCTGTCGAACCTCAAG GTCCATCTCCGAGTGCACAGTGGCGAAAGACCGTTCCAGTGTAACCTGTGTAAAAAGAGCTTCACGCAGCTGGCGCACCTCCAGAAACACCACCTGGTCCACACGGGGGAGAAACCACATGAATGTCAG GTGTGTCACAAACGCTTCAGCAGCACCAGCAACTTGAAAACACACCTCCGCCTCCACTCTGGGGAGAAACCCTACCAGTGTAAGCTGTGCAACACCAAGTTCACCCAGTACATCCACCTCAAACTGCACCGCCGCCTCCACAGCAGCCGCGATCGTCCCTACCGCTGCCAGCTCTGCGCCCAGGCCTTCTTCCACCGCTTTTCCCTCCGCATCCACCAGTGCAGCTGCTGCCTGGCTAACTCCAACATGCCCGTCGACGTACACACGAAGCAGATGGTGGAGCGATTCGATGCCAGCCAAGAGGCCGACATGCTCACAGAGGCGGCGTCGGcaatgcaggtggaggaggcggtggagcGCTGGTTGGATCGCAccttggagggggagggaaaggaggacCAGAAGGAGGCGACCCTACTGCTGAAAGCCCTGGCGGCGGCGATTAATTCACCAGCAACGCCCGTGGCCCAATCAGCGACACCCGCGTCACATCACAGCCCTCCACTGGCCTGTCAGGAGAGGGCCAGCGTTGTTCACCTCCACCACCGGCCAACAGTGAAGACAGAAGGACAGTGA
- the prdm1b gene encoding PR domain zinc finger protein 1 isoform X2 gives MRETAIAIYSNEQLQNFIDGYDVHRSNWMRYVNPARSLAEQNLVACQNGRDIYFYTIGPVEPNQELLVWYSQEFAQRLCGQQADMKPKYTNSDEDREPECPKQHLPQTTWSTDRTKEEVKEERDEDGEENIDVEMLERDTPPDTPDTPDNHIMDFSKKVETEASAGDTEDRGIIPSPEPQHGERGPALNHRYSPDPQPAVPPQQRNLPLHLHGLYREGVSSYPIYPQSRPIHPNYQLLPPYGAHYPRLLLPSYSPPFPGMLPSRGYLRYNSYLGADGPQYPPMGQANLLPVSLPYPPPPSQGGLKELKANVSPPRGAPATPELSPLPKPDGQHHPTEQSPSGFEEAMNLSLDTIKSKAATRNGPGHKSLPYPLQKQNGKIKYECNICSKTFGQLSNLKVHLRVHSGERPFQCNLCKKSFTQLAHLQKHHLVHTGEKPHECQVCHKRFSSTSNLKTHLRLHSGEKPYQCKLCNTKFTQYIHLKLHRRLHSSRDRPYRCQLCAQAFFHRFSLRIHQCSCCLANSNMPVDVHTKQMVERFDASQEADMLTEAASAMQVEEAVERWLDRTLEGEGKEDQKEATLLLKALAAAINSPATPVAQSATPASHHSPPLACQERASVVHLHHRPTVKTEGQ, from the exons atGAGAGAGACGGCAATTGCG atttACAGCAATGAGCAGCTCCAAAACTTTATTGACGGCTATGACGTCCACAGGAGCAACTGGATGCGTTACGTCAACCCGGCCCGGTCTCTGGCCGAACAGAACCTGGTGGCGTGCCAGAACGGCCGGGACATCTACTTCTACACCATTGGACCGGTGGAGCCCAATCAGGAGCTGCTGGTCTGGTACAGCCAGGAGTTTGCCCAGAGGCTCTGCGGCCAGCAAGCCGACATGAAACCGA AATACACAAACTCTGATGAAGACCGAGAGCCGGAGTGTCCCAAACAGCACCTACCTCAGACGACATGGAGTACAGACAGAAcaaaggaggaggtgaaggaagagagggatgaggatggagaggagaataTCGACGTGGAGATGTTGGAGAGAGACACACCGCCTGACACGCCTGACACGCCTGACAACCACATCATGGATTTCAGCAAAAAGGTCGAGACGGAGGCGAGCGCCGGGGACACAGAGGACCGGGGCATAATTCCATCCCCTGAGCCCCAACACGGAGAGAGAGGCCCGGCCTTAAATCACCGGTACTCACCGGATCCTCAGCCCGCAGTCCCGCCCCAGCAGCGAAatctccctctccacctccacggCCTCTACAGGGAAGGTGTCTCATCCTACCCGATTTATCCCCAATCCAGACCCATCCACCCCAATTACCAGCTGCTTCCTCCCTACGGCGCGCACTatcctcgcctcctcctcccctcgtaCTCCCCTCCCTTTCCTGGAATGCTGCCCTCAAGAGGATACCTCCGATACAACAGCTACCTGGGCGCCGACGGCCCTCAGTACCCACCCATGGGCCAAGCTAATTTACTGCCGGTGTCCCTCCCCTACCCTCCCCCGCCTTCACAGGGGGGCCTGAAAGAACTCAAAGCAAACGTGTCGCCGCCGCGAGGCGCGCCAGCCACGCCAGAgctctcccctctccccaaaCCCGACGGTCAGCATCATCCTACCGAGCAGTCCCCCTCTGGGTTTGAGGAAGCCATGAATCTAAGCCTGGATACGATCAAAAGCAAAGCGGCGACACGCAACGGCCCCGGCCACAAATCGCTGCCCTACCCACTGCAGAAGCAGAATGGAAAGATCAAGTACGAATGTAACATCTGCTCAAAGACTTTCGGACAGCTGTCGAACCTCAAG GTCCATCTCCGAGTGCACAGTGGCGAAAGACCGTTCCAGTGTAACCTGTGTAAAAAGAGCTTCACGCAGCTGGCGCACCTCCAGAAACACCACCTGGTCCACACGGGGGAGAAACCACATGAATGTCAG GTGTGTCACAAACGCTTCAGCAGCACCAGCAACTTGAAAACACACCTCCGCCTCCACTCTGGGGAGAAACCCTACCAGTGTAAGCTGTGCAACACCAAGTTCACCCAGTACATCCACCTCAAACTGCACCGCCGCCTCCACAGCAGCCGCGATCGTCCCTACCGCTGCCAGCTCTGCGCCCAGGCCTTCTTCCACCGCTTTTCCCTCCGCATCCACCAGTGCAGCTGCTGCCTGGCTAACTCCAACATGCCCGTCGACGTACACACGAAGCAGATGGTGGAGCGATTCGATGCCAGCCAAGAGGCCGACATGCTCACAGAGGCGGCGTCGGcaatgcaggtggaggaggcggtggagcGCTGGTTGGATCGCAccttggagggggagggaaaggaggacCAGAAGGAGGCGACCCTACTGCTGAAAGCCCTGGCGGCGGCGATTAATTCACCAGCAACGCCCGTGGCCCAATCAGCGACACCCGCGTCACATCACAGCCCTCCACTGGCCTGTCAGGAGAGGGCCAGCGTTGTTCACCTCCACCACCGGCCAACAGTGAAGACAGAAGGACAGTGA
- the prdm1b gene encoding PR domain zinc finger protein 1 isoform X3, translating to MAEIYSNEQLQNFIDGYDVHRSNWMRYVNPARSLAEQNLVACQNGRDIYFYTIGPVEPNQELLVWYSQEFAQRLCGQQADMKPKYTNSDEDREPECPKQHLPQTTWSTDRTKEEVKEERDEDGEENIDVEMLERDTPPDTPDTPDNHIMDFSKKVETEASAGDTEDRGIIPSPEPQHGERGPALNHRYSPDPQPAVPPQQRNLPLHLHGLYREGVSSYPIYPQSRPIHPNYQLLPPYGAHYPRLLLPSYSPPFPGMLPSRGYLRYNSYLGADGPQYPPMGQANLLPVSLPYPPPPSQGGLKELKANVSPPRGAPATPELSPLPKPDGQHHPTEQSPSGFEEAMNLSLDTIKSKAATRNGPGHKSLPYPLQKQNGKIKYECNICSKTFGQLSNLKVHLRVHSGERPFQCNLCKKSFTQLAHLQKHHLVHTGEKPHECQVCHKRFSSTSNLKTHLRLHSGEKPYQCKLCNTKFTQYIHLKLHRRLHSSRDRPYRCQLCAQAFFHRFSLRIHQCSCCLANSNMPVDVHTKQMVERFDASQEADMLTEAASAMQVEEAVERWLDRTLEGEGKEDQKEATLLLKALAAAINSPATPVAQSATPASHHSPPLACQERASVVHLHHRPTVKTEGQ from the exons ATGGCAGAG atttACAGCAATGAGCAGCTCCAAAACTTTATTGACGGCTATGACGTCCACAGGAGCAACTGGATGCGTTACGTCAACCCGGCCCGGTCTCTGGCCGAACAGAACCTGGTGGCGTGCCAGAACGGCCGGGACATCTACTTCTACACCATTGGACCGGTGGAGCCCAATCAGGAGCTGCTGGTCTGGTACAGCCAGGAGTTTGCCCAGAGGCTCTGCGGCCAGCAAGCCGACATGAAACCGA AATACACAAACTCTGATGAAGACCGAGAGCCGGAGTGTCCCAAACAGCACCTACCTCAGACGACATGGAGTACAGACAGAAcaaaggaggaggtgaaggaagagagggatgaggatggagaggagaataTCGACGTGGAGATGTTGGAGAGAGACACACCGCCTGACACGCCTGACACGCCTGACAACCACATCATGGATTTCAGCAAAAAGGTCGAGACGGAGGCGAGCGCCGGGGACACAGAGGACCGGGGCATAATTCCATCCCCTGAGCCCCAACACGGAGAGAGAGGCCCGGCCTTAAATCACCGGTACTCACCGGATCCTCAGCCCGCAGTCCCGCCCCAGCAGCGAAatctccctctccacctccacggCCTCTACAGGGAAGGTGTCTCATCCTACCCGATTTATCCCCAATCCAGACCCATCCACCCCAATTACCAGCTGCTTCCTCCCTACGGCGCGCACTatcctcgcctcctcctcccctcgtaCTCCCCTCCCTTTCCTGGAATGCTGCCCTCAAGAGGATACCTCCGATACAACAGCTACCTGGGCGCCGACGGCCCTCAGTACCCACCCATGGGCCAAGCTAATTTACTGCCGGTGTCCCTCCCCTACCCTCCCCCGCCTTCACAGGGGGGCCTGAAAGAACTCAAAGCAAACGTGTCGCCGCCGCGAGGCGCGCCAGCCACGCCAGAgctctcccctctccccaaaCCCGACGGTCAGCATCATCCTACCGAGCAGTCCCCCTCTGGGTTTGAGGAAGCCATGAATCTAAGCCTGGATACGATCAAAAGCAAAGCGGCGACACGCAACGGCCCCGGCCACAAATCGCTGCCCTACCCACTGCAGAAGCAGAATGGAAAGATCAAGTACGAATGTAACATCTGCTCAAAGACTTTCGGACAGCTGTCGAACCTCAAG GTCCATCTCCGAGTGCACAGTGGCGAAAGACCGTTCCAGTGTAACCTGTGTAAAAAGAGCTTCACGCAGCTGGCGCACCTCCAGAAACACCACCTGGTCCACACGGGGGAGAAACCACATGAATGTCAG GTGTGTCACAAACGCTTCAGCAGCACCAGCAACTTGAAAACACACCTCCGCCTCCACTCTGGGGAGAAACCCTACCAGTGTAAGCTGTGCAACACCAAGTTCACCCAGTACATCCACCTCAAACTGCACCGCCGCCTCCACAGCAGCCGCGATCGTCCCTACCGCTGCCAGCTCTGCGCCCAGGCCTTCTTCCACCGCTTTTCCCTCCGCATCCACCAGTGCAGCTGCTGCCTGGCTAACTCCAACATGCCCGTCGACGTACACACGAAGCAGATGGTGGAGCGATTCGATGCCAGCCAAGAGGCCGACATGCTCACAGAGGCGGCGTCGGcaatgcaggtggaggaggcggtggagcGCTGGTTGGATCGCAccttggagggggagggaaaggaggacCAGAAGGAGGCGACCCTACTGCTGAAAGCCCTGGCGGCGGCGATTAATTCACCAGCAACGCCCGTGGCCCAATCAGCGACACCCGCGTCACATCACAGCCCTCCACTGGCCTGTCAGGAGAGGGCCAGCGTTGTTCACCTCCACCACCGGCCAACAGTGAAGACAGAAGGACAGTGA